From the Roseibium sp. HPY-6 genome, one window contains:
- the ugpA gene encoding sn-glycerol-3-phosphate ABC transporter permease UgpA, whose translation MEKRVTFKGMWLPLLLIAPQIVITAVFFFYPAGQAIWQSLFIPDPFGLSMQWVGLGNFEFLLKDPFYRASFVTTAIFSTLVTVVSMGVALYLAVLADRLIKGSGTYRTLLIWPYAVAPAVAGVLWLFMFNTRVGVVTWYLGLLGYDWNHVLNDSEAMGLVVVASAWGRISYNFLFFLAGLQAIPKSVIEAAAIDGARFWTRFRTIVFPLLSPTTFFLLVVNIIYAFFETFGVIHTITGGGPQQATTILVYKVYSDGFVGQDLGSSAAQSVILLLIVSILTVVQFKYIERRVHY comes from the coding sequence ATGGAAAAACGCGTCACTTTCAAAGGCATGTGGCTGCCGCTGCTGCTCATTGCCCCACAGATTGTCATAACGGCAGTCTTCTTTTTCTATCCAGCGGGCCAGGCGATCTGGCAGTCGCTTTTCATTCCGGACCCGTTCGGACTGTCCATGCAATGGGTAGGGCTCGGCAATTTTGAGTTCCTGCTGAAGGATCCCTTTTACCGGGCGTCCTTTGTGACGACGGCGATCTTTTCGACCCTGGTCACAGTCGTCTCGATGGGGGTCGCTCTCTATCTGGCCGTTCTGGCCGACCGACTGATCAAGGGGTCGGGCACCTACAGGACGCTGCTCATCTGGCCTTATGCTGTGGCGCCCGCGGTCGCCGGTGTCCTCTGGCTCTTTATGTTCAACACGCGCGTCGGTGTGGTGACCTGGTACCTGGGGCTTCTAGGCTACGACTGGAACCACGTGTTGAATGACAGCGAGGCGATGGGTCTTGTTGTGGTTGCCAGTGCCTGGGGACGCATCAGCTACAACTTCCTTTTCTTCCTTGCCGGTCTTCAGGCAATCCCGAAATCGGTGATCGAGGCGGCCGCAATTGATGGCGCGCGTTTCTGGACGCGCTTTCGCACGATTGTTTTCCCGCTCCTGTCGCCGACAACATTTTTTCTCTTGGTGGTCAACATCATCTACGCATTTTTCGAGACCTTCGGCGTCATTCACACGATTACCGGCGGTGGACCGCAACAGGCTACGACGATCCTTGTTTACAAGGTTTATTCCGACGGGTTCGTCGGTCAGGATCTGGGGTCCTCGGCAGCACAATCCGTGATCCTTCTGCTCATCGTTTCGATCCTCACCGTGGTTCAGTTCAAATACATCGAACGCAGGGTCCACTACTGA
- the ugpE gene encoding sn-glycerol-3-phosphate ABC transporter permease UgpE codes for MVEKRSNGLWLTHLGMIVGVAFIFFPIWLAFVASTVDQQAIVRPPMPLLPGDKFFENYARALTSGVNAPVGMMLVNSMVMALGIALGKIAISLLSAFAIVYFRFPGRRLFFWLIFLTLMLPVEVRIVPTYEVIANFGMLNSYSGLILPLIASATATFLFRQFFMTVPDELAEAARVDGAKPMRFFFDILLPMSRTNIAALFVILFIYGWNQYLWPLLITTDPSMNTIVMGIKQMFPSGDDTADWPVIMATSILAMIPPVLVVIGMQRLFVRGLVESEK; via the coding sequence ATGGTCGAAAAGCGCAGCAACGGCCTCTGGCTCACGCATTTGGGCATGATTGTCGGCGTCGCCTTCATCTTCTTTCCGATCTGGCTGGCGTTCGTTGCCTCGACAGTCGATCAGCAGGCAATCGTCCGGCCACCGATGCCACTCCTGCCGGGAGACAAATTCTTCGAGAATTACGCGCGGGCATTGACCTCGGGCGTGAACGCTCCTGTCGGCATGATGCTCGTGAACTCGATGGTCATGGCACTTGGAATCGCACTCGGGAAGATTGCGATCTCGCTGCTATCGGCTTTTGCGATCGTCTATTTCCGCTTTCCGGGACGGCGCTTGTTCTTCTGGCTGATCTTCCTGACGCTCATGCTGCCGGTCGAAGTGCGGATCGTGCCGACCTACGAAGTGATCGCCAATTTCGGAATGCTGAACAGTTATTCGGGTCTTATCCTCCCTTTGATTGCGTCCGCGACTGCGACTTTCCTGTTTCGGCAGTTTTTCATGACAGTTCCGGACGAGCTTGCCGAAGCCGCACGCGTGGACGGTGCCAAGCCGATGCGGTTCTTCTTCGACATCCTTCTGCCGATGAGCCGGACGAATATCGCCGCGCTCTTCGTTATTCTCTTCATCTATGGATGGAACCAGTATCTCTGGCCGCTCCTCATCACCACCGACCCCTCCATGAACACGATCGTGATGGGCATCAAGCAGATGTTCCCTTCCGGTGACGACACCGCCGATTGGCCGGTCATCATGGCAACGTCGATCCTGGCCATGATCCCTCCGGTGCTTGTGGTGATCGGAATGCAGAGGCTGTTCGTGCGCGGTCTAGTGGAAAGTGAAAAGTGA
- the ugpC gene encoding sn-glycerol-3-phosphate ABC transporter ATP-binding protein UgpC produces the protein MATVTLENLRKSYGNTEVIHGVDIDIADGEFIVIVGPSGCGKSTLLRMVAGLETVTSGDILIDGRNVNSVEPMDRDIAMVFQNYALYPHMSVFDNMAYGLKIAKVPKDEIAKRVANAAEILQLEPYLTRKPRELSGGQRQRVAMGRAIVRKPAVFLFDEPLSNLDAKLRVQMRLEIKALQRDLGVTSLYVTHDQVEAMTLADRMIVMNGGVADQIGKPLEVYADPATEFVAGFIGSPPTNFLDADRLGRRVEGGAKVGIRPEHIRIVAQSETDYAGKVVYSEPLGAETLIHLKLLDGEDVTVRQEGALPIPSEGESCGLAWDAKDEMVFAKDGIRLRQ, from the coding sequence ATGGCGACTGTTACCCTTGAAAACCTCCGGAAGTCCTACGGCAATACAGAGGTCATCCATGGTGTCGACATCGATATCGCCGATGGAGAATTCATCGTGATTGTCGGACCTTCGGGGTGCGGGAAATCAACCTTGCTGCGGATGGTTGCCGGCCTTGAGACCGTCACCTCCGGTGACATTCTGATTGATGGCCGCAATGTCAACTCGGTTGAGCCGATGGACCGCGACATCGCAATGGTATTTCAGAACTATGCGCTTTATCCGCATATGAGCGTCTTTGACAACATGGCCTACGGCCTGAAGATCGCGAAGGTGCCGAAGGATGAAATTGCAAAGCGCGTGGCGAATGCAGCGGAGATCCTGCAGTTGGAGCCTTATCTCACGCGAAAGCCGCGCGAACTGTCCGGCGGACAGCGCCAGCGTGTTGCCATGGGCCGAGCGATTGTTCGCAAACCGGCTGTCTTCCTGTTTGACGAGCCACTCTCCAATCTGGATGCCAAATTACGTGTCCAGATGCGTCTCGAGATCAAGGCGCTCCAGCGCGATCTTGGCGTGACATCGCTTTACGTGACCCATGATCAGGTCGAGGCAATGACGCTTGCCGACCGGATGATTGTGATGAACGGCGGGGTGGCTGATCAGATCGGTAAGCCTTTGGAAGTCTATGCGGATCCCGCAACGGAATTTGTTGCCGGTTTCATTGGATCACCGCCAACCAATTTCCTGGATGCAGACCGACTCGGGCGGCGCGTTGAAGGTGGTGCAAAAGTCGGCATTCGCCCCGAACACATCCGAATTGTGGCTCAAAGCGAAACCGACTACGCCGGCAAGGTCGTCTATTCCGAACCACTCGGGGCAGAGACACTGATTCACCTGAAACTACTTGATGGTGAAGACGTCACAGTGCGCCAGGAAGGGGCTCTGCCGATCCCCTCCGAGGGCGAAAGCTGCGGTCTCGCCTGGGACGCGAAAGACGAGATGGTTTTCGCTAAAGACGGTATTCGTTTACGGCAGTGA
- a CDS encoding DNA alkylation repair protein, translated as MEPFKNKISPDLVRCLGLHIERHLQGFDRVSYEAAILAGLDKLELKQRARLIADETGKILPEPLDAKFHVLRSILHPLENEGVDRASNDEGIRGWGMMPLGMVVTDHGLGDFEKSFALLKEMTKRATAEFEVRPFLDKDQDKALAIMTPWAKDESVHVRRLVSEGTRPRLPWGMRLKKLVEDPSPTLPLLEALKDDPEEYVRRSVANHLNDIAKDHPGLVAEIAARWLKGADRNRQKLVRHACRSLIKQGHAATLTAFGLKPPEITVDGPNIKTPRVTYGGSVSFGIELRSSGRTTQDLVIDYLVHFKKANGTLAPKVFKWTKVKLEPGETASLSRDHAIRPITTRVYYGGTQAIGLRINGKDFGFSEFELVMDGA; from the coding sequence ATGGAACCATTTAAAAACAAGATCTCGCCGGACCTCGTAAGATGTCTGGGGTTGCACATCGAACGGCACCTTCAAGGATTCGACCGCGTGTCTTATGAAGCTGCCATCCTGGCCGGACTGGACAAGCTCGAACTGAAACAGCGGGCCCGGCTGATCGCGGATGAGACTGGCAAGATCCTGCCTGAGCCACTGGATGCGAAATTTCACGTTCTGAGATCGATCCTCCACCCGCTTGAAAACGAGGGCGTCGACCGGGCAAGCAATGACGAAGGAATACGCGGCTGGGGCATGATGCCGCTCGGCATGGTCGTGACAGATCATGGCCTGGGCGACTTTGAAAAATCCTTCGCACTCCTGAAGGAAATGACCAAGCGGGCCACTGCGGAGTTCGAGGTGCGCCCGTTTCTCGACAAGGACCAGGACAAAGCTCTCGCCATCATGACGCCCTGGGCAAAAGACGAGAGCGTCCACGTCCGCCGTCTCGTTTCGGAAGGAACACGTCCGCGTCTTCCCTGGGGCATGCGGCTGAAAAAGCTGGTCGAAGACCCGTCTCCGACCCTGCCGCTTCTGGAAGCCTTGAAGGATGACCCTGAAGAGTATGTCCGCCGCTCCGTCGCCAATCACCTCAACGATATTGCCAAGGATCACCCGGGCCTTGTTGCGGAAATCGCTGCTCGCTGGCTGAAGGGCGCTGACAGGAACCGGCAAAAGCTGGTGCGTCATGCCTGCCGCTCGCTGATCAAACAGGGACATGCCGCGACGCTGACCGCCTTTGGTCTCAAGCCGCCTGAAATCACGGTGGATGGTCCAAACATCAAAACGCCCAGAGTAACCTATGGCGGCTCCGTGTCATTCGGCATTGAGCTGCGTTCGTCAGGCAGGACAACGCAGGACCTCGTGATCGACTATCTCGTCCATTTCAAGAAGGCGAACGGGACGCTCGCGCCGAAAGTCTTCAAATGGACGAAAGTGAAACTCGAGCCGGGCGAGACGGCGTCCTTGTCTCGCGATCACGCCATCCGGCCCATCACCACCCGCGTCTACTATGGCGGAACGCAGGCCATCGGCCTCCGGATCAACGGCAAGGATTTCGGGTTTTCGGAATTCGAGCTGGTGATGGATGGGGCCTAA
- a CDS encoding MFS transporter yields the protein MAREFQGKWRSLSLLMIAEVAGMSLWFMSAAILPDLTREFQISEMRQAALSSAVQIGFVVGALASALLGLADRIDPRRLFAFCAIAAALFNASLLVVEPGGSLSIFARFATGALLAGVYPVGMKIAVGWGQKDRGFLVGTLVGALTLGSAAPHLLALLGGADWRWSLIVASIASAAGGALCLFAALGPFHARAPRMKIEAIFTAWTDRKIRYAYAGYLGHMWELYAMWAWIGVALTLSFSAHLPESEAVSLSRLIAFLTIAAGGVASVMAGIVADRVGKANIAILAMVVSGSAAIASAITFGGPVWLTILCVLIWGAAILPDSAQFSALVADYAPPEQAGSLMSFQTALGFALTFFTVQLTPLGAELIGWPGMFALMAIGPAFGILGMLRLKRIG from the coding sequence TTGGCGCGTGAATTTCAAGGAAAGTGGCGCTCGCTGTCACTCCTGATGATTGCCGAGGTTGCCGGCATGAGCCTGTGGTTCATGTCCGCTGCGATCCTGCCGGACCTCACCCGGGAATTTCAGATTTCCGAAATGCGTCAGGCGGCGCTTTCAAGCGCCGTCCAGATCGGGTTCGTGGTCGGAGCGCTTGCGTCGGCGCTGCTCGGTCTTGCGGACCGGATCGATCCGCGCCGCCTCTTTGCCTTTTGCGCCATCGCCGCTGCGCTTTTCAACGCCAGCCTTCTGGTGGTCGAGCCGGGCGGAAGCCTTTCCATATTTGCGCGCTTCGCAACCGGCGCATTGCTCGCCGGTGTCTATCCGGTCGGCATGAAGATCGCCGTCGGCTGGGGACAGAAGGACCGGGGTTTTCTGGTCGGCACGCTTGTCGGTGCTCTCACCCTTGGCTCCGCCGCGCCGCACCTGCTGGCACTGCTGGGCGGTGCAGACTGGCGCTGGAGCCTGATCGTTGCTTCCATCGCGTCCGCGGCCGGCGGGGCCCTCTGTCTCTTTGCAGCGCTCGGCCCGTTTCATGCGAGGGCACCGCGCATGAAAATCGAGGCGATTTTTACTGCCTGGACGGACCGTAAAATCCGCTACGCCTATGCAGGCTATCTCGGCCACATGTGGGAGCTCTATGCCATGTGGGCCTGGATCGGTGTTGCGCTGACGCTTTCTTTTTCCGCTCATCTGCCCGAAAGCGAAGCCGTTTCCCTTTCACGCCTGATCGCCTTCCTGACGATCGCCGCCGGGGGCGTTGCCAGCGTTATGGCCGGCATTGTCGCCGACAGGGTCGGCAAGGCGAACATCGCGATCCTTGCCATGGTCGTCAGCGGATCCGCCGCCATCGCGTCAGCCATCACATTCGGCGGTCCGGTGTGGCTGACGATCCTGTGCGTTTTGATCTGGGGCGCGGCGATCTTGCCGGATTCTGCCCAGTTCTCCGCGCTCGTTGCCGACTACGCCCCACCCGAACAGGCCGGCAGCCTGATGAGCTTCCAGACCGCCCTCGGCTTTGCACTGACGTTTTTCACGGTTCAACTGACCCCGCTCGGGGCCGAGCTGATCGGCTGGCCGGGCATGTTCGCCCTGATGGCAATTGGCCCGGCCTTCGGGATTTTGGGCATGTTGAGGCTGAAGCGGATCGGTTGA
- a CDS encoding MmcQ/YjbR family DNA-binding protein: MTRDEFDAFCSELTATTHVIQWGNASVWKVGGKIFAICSRWGDGDHQRIGFKCSDLSYSLLIQQEGMIPAPYLARAKWVQMEQEGALSDDDLKAYIVAAHKIIAGKLTKKIRKELGLGA; this comes from the coding sequence ATGACCCGCGACGAATTCGACGCCTTTTGCAGTGAATTGACTGCCACCACCCATGTCATCCAATGGGGCAATGCCTCTGTCTGGAAAGTCGGCGGCAAGATTTTCGCGATCTGCTCCCGCTGGGGCGATGGTGATCATCAGCGCATCGGCTTCAAGTGTTCGGACCTTTCCTATTCGCTGCTGATCCAGCAGGAGGGCATGATCCCCGCGCCTTATCTTGCCCGGGCAAAGTGGGTGCAGATGGAACAGGAAGGCGCCCTTTCCGACGATGACCTGAAGGCCTATATCGTCGCCGCGCACAAGATTATCGCAGGCAAACTCACCAAAAAAATCCGGAAAGAGCTTGGCCTTGGCGCGTGA
- a CDS encoding RNA polymerase sigma factor: MTSGDVSLETVTAAKAGDRKALEDVLAGLQDRIYSLAMRVLVNPDDAGEATQEILIQILTKLSTFRGESALSTWAYQIAVRHILNARKLRDRDLGLTFEMFATDLETGLVADPPAAPDQALLLNELRISCTMAMLLCLTLELRLAYVLGDVFEMDHAEASRILELTPAAYRKRLSRARAEVIAFTSQHCGLVSNQAKCSCPRRLPAALKSGRIRSGSYPNSAGASVDYAAAKQQIASVVDDLKTFKLQQAVPGQMCPEDIRGRLTRMLSHPL, translated from the coding sequence ATGACAAGCGGTGACGTTTCCCTTGAGACGGTGACAGCAGCCAAGGCCGGTGACCGGAAGGCCCTTGAAGACGTGTTGGCGGGGCTTCAGGATCGGATCTATAGCCTGGCAATGCGGGTCCTGGTCAATCCGGACGACGCAGGCGAGGCAACCCAGGAAATCCTGATCCAGATCCTGACCAAGCTGTCGACATTTCGCGGCGAAAGCGCATTGTCCACCTGGGCCTACCAGATTGCCGTCCGTCATATTCTCAATGCAAGGAAACTGCGTGACCGGGACCTGGGTTTGACATTTGAAATGTTCGCTACCGATCTGGAAACCGGGCTTGTCGCTGATCCGCCCGCCGCACCCGATCAGGCGCTGTTGCTCAATGAGCTGCGCATCTCCTGCACGATGGCGATGCTGCTCTGTCTGACCCTGGAGCTGCGGCTGGCCTATGTCCTGGGTGATGTTTTTGAAATGGACCACGCCGAAGCGTCCCGGATACTGGAGCTGACGCCGGCCGCTTACAGAAAGCGTCTGTCCCGCGCCAGAGCGGAGGTGATCGCGTTTACCTCGCAGCACTGCGGGTTGGTCAGCAATCAGGCCAAATGCAGTTGTCCGCGACGCCTTCCGGCCGCACTCAAATCGGGAAGGATCCGCAGCGGGTCTTATCCGAATTCTGCCGGAGCATCCGTCGACTATGCTGCCGCGAAACAGCAGATCGCTTCCGTTGTGGATGATCTGAAGACGTTCAAGCTGCAGCAGGCCGTTCCCGGACAGATGTGTCCGGAAGACATCCGCGGCCGGCTGACCCGCATGCTGTCACACCCGCTTTAG
- a CDS encoding DUF4440 domain-containing protein → MKRPIRTGAIAIAIALSALSTPLRAEGTGDMTQDEKDVVALVQTMTRSFEAGDLDTVMKTYEDNQTIMFQPGEPVSDGAAARQIFEQFAAVSPKFSYSGHEVIVEGDLAVHIAPWRMNGRDPEGNPIAGEGLSISVLRRQPDGSWKMVIDNPHGSRLMNSTAQ, encoded by the coding sequence ATGAAGCGTCCAATCCGCACGGGGGCAATCGCAATTGCCATTGCCCTTTCAGCTCTTTCCACTCCACTACGTGCAGAAGGAACCGGAGACATGACACAGGATGAAAAAGACGTAGTGGCGCTCGTCCAGACAATGACGCGATCGTTCGAAGCGGGCGATCTGGACACGGTCATGAAAACTTACGAGGACAATCAGACCATCATGTTTCAGCCGGGGGAGCCCGTGTCGGACGGCGCAGCTGCACGGCAAATCTTTGAACAGTTCGCGGCTGTCTCGCCGAAGTTCTCGTATTCCGGACACGAGGTAATCGTTGAAGGCGACCTGGCCGTGCATATCGCTCCCTGGCGAATGAACGGCCGGGATCCTGAAGGCAACCCAATTGCCGGCGAAGGCCTTTCGATTTCGGTTTTGCGACGCCAGCCGGACGGGTCCTGGAAAATGGTCATCGACAATCCGCACGGCAGTCGTCTGATGAATAGCACGGCGCAATAA
- a CDS encoding LysR family transcriptional regulator: MDWEDLRLFLAVAKASGLAGAADKTGVSAATLGRRVSSLEKSLNVRLVEREARGYVLTQAGRELVFQLEGMDEVAQSISRWRESGRTRRRVRISAGDWTARLLMDNISEFWSPEASWVPEFLADLHNRDVARRQIDIGVRSRRPKQEWLAGRKIGTVRYAVYQAKSARIEAELGWIGVVEDEAHFPTGTWIREHHGDEITVTVNKAVHALSLVRQGAGRMLLPMFVGEAFQDLQRIAEPIDDLQTERWLVMHQDERHEPAVRQALAALAKLLKRDPHLQAEF; encoded by the coding sequence ATGGATTGGGAAGATTTGCGCTTGTTTCTTGCTGTTGCAAAGGCAAGCGGGCTGGCGGGCGCAGCGGACAAAACCGGCGTTAGCGCGGCAACGCTTGGAAGACGCGTTTCTTCGCTTGAAAAGAGCCTGAATGTCAGGCTGGTCGAACGTGAGGCGCGCGGTTACGTCCTGACCCAGGCCGGCCGGGAGCTGGTATTTCAGCTCGAAGGCATGGACGAAGTCGCACAGTCTATCTCTAGGTGGCGCGAAAGCGGGAGAACCAGACGCCGCGTCCGCATTTCCGCAGGTGACTGGACCGCGCGTCTGCTTATGGACAACATCAGTGAATTCTGGTCTCCGGAGGCAAGCTGGGTGCCCGAGTTCCTTGCTGATCTGCACAATCGCGATGTTGCCCGCCGCCAGATCGATATTGGTGTCAGAAGCCGGCGGCCGAAGCAGGAATGGCTGGCAGGCCGGAAAATAGGTACGGTCAGATACGCCGTCTATCAGGCAAAATCGGCAAGGATTGAAGCGGAGCTCGGCTGGATTGGCGTCGTTGAGGACGAAGCGCATTTTCCAACGGGGACCTGGATCAGGGAACATCACGGTGATGAGATCACGGTAACCGTCAACAAGGCGGTTCACGCACTTTCGCTTGTGCGTCAGGGGGCGGGGCGCATGCTGTTGCCGATGTTTGTTGGCGAAGCCTTTCAAGACCTTCAGCGGATCGCAGAGCCCATTGACGACCTGCAGACGGAACGATGGCTGGTCATGCACCAGGATGAAAGGCACGAACCAGCGGTTCGCCAGGCTCTGGCGGCTCTGGCCAAGTTATTGAAAAGAGACCCGCATCTTCAGGCGGAATTCTGA
- a CDS encoding Hsp20 family protein, with amino-acid sequence MSRMSAFSSPFMLGFDDIERVLDRVSKAANDGYPPYNIERLPKVEGQGDVIRITLAVAGFTREQLDVSVEESQLVIRGRQVDDKSREYLHRGIAARQFQRAFVLAEGIEILGADLKDGLLSIDLARPEPERVIRKIEISSGE; translated from the coding sequence ATGTCACGCATGTCAGCGTTTTCCAGCCCGTTTATGCTCGGGTTCGACGATATCGAGCGAGTGCTCGATCGTGTTTCCAAGGCCGCCAACGACGGGTATCCACCGTATAACATCGAACGTCTTCCAAAAGTGGAAGGCCAGGGAGATGTCATCCGGATCACTCTGGCGGTTGCCGGCTTCACCAGGGAACAGCTCGATGTTTCGGTGGAAGAAAGCCAATTGGTGATACGCGGCAGGCAGGTGGACGACAAGTCCCGTGAGTATTTGCATCGCGGTATTGCCGCGCGGCAGTTCCAGCGGGCATTCGTTTTGGCGGAGGGTATTGAGATCCTCGGTGCCGATCTGAAAGACGGTTTGCTGTCCATCGATCTGGCGCGCCCCGAACCGGAACGCGTGATAAGAAAAATAGAAATCTCCAGCGGCGAATAG
- a CDS encoding DUF1150 domain-containing protein, translating to MHDPNSPAWADYTLLSEFMSADELTELGTGDVAYIKPIKADDLKEMFPDVPPLHDNVTLYALQNADGTPILLADSREAAVANAFEAELEMASLH from the coding sequence ATGCACGATCCCAACAGCCCGGCCTGGGCAGACTATACACTTTTGTCCGAATTTATGTCGGCGGACGAATTGACGGAACTTGGTACGGGCGATGTCGCCTATATCAAGCCGATCAAGGCGGATGATCTGAAGGAAATGTTCCCGGACGTTCCGCCTCTGCACGACAATGTTACGCTTTACGCACTTCAGAACGCGGACGGTACGCCGATCCTGCTGGCCGACAGCCGGGAAGCCGCTGTTGCCAATGCCTTCGAGGCTGAACTCGAAATGGCATCCCTGCACTGA
- a CDS encoding class 1 fructose-bisphosphatase — protein MTLESTTLRKFLLQLQKQDALDQDLVLLIEDIATSCRIISHQIRNGPFLDILGATETSNIQGETQKQLDVIANDVFLSHCSNCARVAGLVSEELDDVVWLKDRPKAGDYLFYFDPLDGSSNLNVNLSVGSIFSVVELEEDIETLSNDVVLVKGTKQIFAGYSLYGPSTSLVFSTGQGVNGFTHKMGTGEFLLTFPNMQLPETTDEFAINASRWRQWDPVISRYVQECIDGEDGPRQKTFNMRWTASMVAEVHRILTRGGIFLYPADKENASRGGKLRLLYEANPMSFIVEQANGRASTGRERILSVQPQSHHQRIGVILGCSEEVERIESHYREIGQ, from the coding sequence ATGACGCTTGAAAGTACAACGTTGCGAAAATTCCTGCTTCAGTTGCAAAAACAGGATGCCCTTGATCAGGACCTTGTCCTGTTGATCGAGGATATCGCAACCTCTTGCCGCATCATCTCACACCAGATCCGCAACGGCCCCTTTCTCGATATCCTTGGTGCGACGGAAACGTCCAATATCCAGGGCGAAACGCAGAAGCAGCTCGACGTCATCGCAAACGATGTGTTTCTCAGCCATTGCTCGAACTGCGCGCGCGTTGCAGGCCTCGTATCAGAAGAACTGGACGATGTCGTCTGGTTGAAAGACCGTCCCAAAGCAGGTGACTACCTCTTTTATTTCGATCCGCTCGACGGTTCCTCAAACCTCAATGTCAATCTCTCCGTCGGCTCCATCTTTTCGGTGGTCGAGCTCGAAGAGGATATTGAGACGCTTTCGAACGATGTGGTTCTCGTGAAGGGCACGAAGCAGATTTTTGCCGGCTATTCGCTCTACGGTCCGTCGACATCGCTGGTGTTTTCGACCGGGCAAGGCGTCAACGGTTTTACGCACAAGATGGGCACCGGAGAATTTCTGCTGACCTTTCCGAACATGCAGCTGCCGGAAACAACCGATGAATTCGCCATCAACGCGTCCCGCTGGCGTCAGTGGGATCCCGTCATCAGCCGCTATGTCCAGGAATGCATCGATGGCGAAGACGGTCCGAGACAGAAAACCTTCAATATGAGATGGACGGCCTCAATGGTGGCCGAAGTGCACAGGATCCTGACGCGTGGGGGTATTTTTCTTTACCCGGCAGACAAGGAAAACGCATCCCGGGGCGGAAAACTCAGGCTTCTTTATGAGGCGAACCCGATGAGTTTCATTGTCGAACAGGCCAACGGGCGCGCCTCCACGGGAAGGGAGCGCATTCTCAGCGTACAGCCGCAGTCTCATCATCAGAGAATTGGCGTGATCCTGGGGTGCTCGGAAGAAGTCGAGCGGATCGAATCCCATTACCGTGAGATTGGACAATAA